A single Cucumis melo cultivar AY chromosome 4, USDA_Cmelo_AY_1.0, whole genome shotgun sequence DNA region contains:
- the LOC127148932 gene encoding uncharacterized protein LOC127148932 — MRITVANNIKSTIKKTQDAKEFMKSMKKCSQSESADKSLAGTLMSTLTNIKFDGSRTIHEHILEMTNLAARLKTMGMKVSENFLVTFILNSLPSEYGPFHMNYNTLKDKGNVHELQSMLIQE; from the coding sequence ATGCGAATAACTGtagcaaacaatattaagtcCACAATTAAGAAAACTCAAGATGCTAAGGAATTTATGAAATCTATGAAAAAATGTTCTCAGTCAGAGTCGGCTGATAAGTCACTTGCTGGAACACTTATGAGTACTTTAACCAACATCAAGTTTGATGGTTCTCGTACTATACATGAGCATATCCTTGAAATGACGAACTTAGCAGCAAGATTAAAGACCATGGGAATGAAAGTTAGTGAGAATTTTTTGGTAACGTTTATCCTTAATTCCTTACCTTCAGAGTATGGCCCATTTCACATGAACTATAACACTCTGAAAGATAAAGGGAATGTGCACGAATTACAAAGTATGCTCATTCAAGAGTAA